One genomic segment of Helianthus annuus cultivar XRQ/B chromosome 14, HanXRQr2.0-SUNRISE, whole genome shotgun sequence includes these proteins:
- the LOC110920782 gene encoding cytosolic endo-beta-N-acetylglucosaminidase 1, producing the protein MFNSLVRTYINRQTLISIRNLYTSILSSFSPNMSTDDAPQPVFDPTTPSTPVSYPIKTLEELKQRTYFNSFHFQFNKASVPLSCNGVDGVMLPNRRRMMVCHDMSGGYTDDKWIQGGSNGDSYAIWHWYLIDVFIYFSHTLVTLPPPCWVNAAHKHGVKVLGTFIVEWDEGRAIAEQFLATTADAKMYAERLAELADKLGFDGWLINMEVTLNVEKIPILKEFVDHLTKTMHSAVPGSLIIWYDSVTTDGQLNWQNQLNDSNKPFFDVSDGIFLNYSWQEDYPSLSAAVAGNRKFDVYMGIDIFGRGSYGGGQWTTNVALDVIKKNDVSAAMFAPGWIYETQQPPDFQTAQNRWWDLVEKSWGISQIYPKVLPFYSNFDQGRGYHLSISGNLVSDAPWNNLSNQSFQPYLEFSGDTETKTIQAFVDFKQASYSGGGNITFKGVLEGDAYITKRIFHGEIHSRNSPLRFTFSVKAEGSSVIGLSLEFTNTNDDVEKKTSILLASWGDKLLTMERFSGKFSTVIMPHHVNKLETAPEWIIQESDVTPQESTLTGIYALCYKSDPKSSSSDYHAVLGHISIQDSANNMIFPPASEWHVESQNVNWKTDPQGNKTVSLKILWKLINDAACVFSKYNIYVENETNESAQASKYVGSALVKAYYATELLVPAGVTSLRFIIQACGMNGDLQELVDAPFLRLRVEDL; encoded by the exons atgttcaaCTCCCTTGTTCGAACATACATAAACCGTCAAACCCTAATCTCAATCCGAAACCTCTACACTTCAATCCTCTCTTCATTTTCCCCCAATATGAGCACCGACGATGCTCCACAACCCGTATTCGACCCGACTACACCATCCACACCCGTATCTTAtccgatcaaaaccctagagGAGCTGAAACAACGTACCTATTTCAATTCGTTTCATTTTCAGTTCAACAAAGCCTCGGTTCCGTTAAGTTGTAACGGCGTTGACGGTGTTATGCTGCCGAATAGACGGAGGATGATGGTGTGTCATGATATGTCGGGTGGTTATACTGATGATAAGTGGATTCAAGGTGGAAGTAATGGTGATAGTTATGCGATTTGGCATTGGTATTTGATTGATGTGTTTATTTATTTTTCGCATACTTTGGTTACTTTGCCGCCTCCTTGTTGGGTTAATGCTGCTCATAAGCATGGAGTTAAG GTGTTGGGAACTTTTATAGTGGAGTGGGATGAAGGAAGAGCGATTGCCGAGCAGTTTTTGGCAACAACGGCAGATGCGAAGATGTATGCTGAGCGTTTGGCTGAGCTTGCTGATAAATTGGGCTTTGATGGCTGGCTG ATAAATATGGAGGTCACTTTGAATGTCGAAAAGATTCCTATTTTGAAAGAGTTTGTTGACCATTTGACCAAGACTATGCATTCTGCAGTTCCTGGATCTTTAATTATATG GTATGATAGTGTTACGACTGACGGTCAACTGAACTGGCAAAATCAATTGAACGACAGTAACAAACCCTTTTTTGATGTATCCGATGGCATATTCTTGAACTATTCCTGGCAG GAAGATTACCCAAGCCTTTCCGCTGCTGTTGCTGGTAACAGAAAGTTCGACGTCTACATGGGAATTGATATTTTCGGTAGAGGCTCTTATGGTGGTGGACAATGGACA ACAAATGTGGCACTTGATGTAATAAAGAAGAATGATGTGTCAGCAGCCATGTTTGCTCCCGGATGGATTTACGAGACACAGCAACCCCCTGATTTTCAGACGGCTCAGAATCG GTGGTGGGACCTTGTTGAGAAATCGTGGGGAATATCTCAAATATATCCTAAAGTTCTTCCGTTCTACTCAAACTTTGATCAG GGTCGTGGTTACCATTTATCTATTAGTGGAAATCTAGTATCAGATGCACCTTGGAATAATCTTTCGAATCAAAGCTTTCAG CCATATCTTGAGTTTTCTGGAGATACTGAAACCAAAACGATTCAAGCATTTGTTGA TTTTAAACAAGCATCTTATAGTGGAGGAGGTAACATTACGTTTAAAGGAGTCCTTGAAGGCGATGCTTATATCACAAAAAGAATTTTTCATGGCGAAATTCATTCAAGAAATTCACCACTTCGGTTTACATTCTCG GTGAAAGCAGAAGGGAGCTCGGTGATTGGTCTATCTCTCGAATTCACCAACACCAACGATGACGTGGAAAAGAAAACATCGATTCTTCTTGCTTCATGGGGAGACAAATTGCTAACCATGGAACGGTTTTCCGGTAAATTTAGCACCGTCATAATGCCACATCACGTGAACAAACTCGAAACAGCACCAGAATGGATCATACAAGAGAGTGATGTCACACCGCAAGAATCCACGTTAACGGGAATTTACGCTCTATGCTACAAATCAGATCCTAAATCGTCATCATCCGATTATCATGCAGTTCTTGGTCATATTTCGATTCAAGATTCTGCAAACAACATGATTTTCCCGCCAGCCTCAGAATGGCATGTCGAAAGCCAAAACGTCAACTGGAAAACCGATCCTCAGGGGAACAAAACCGTTTCTCTTAAAATTCTATGGAAATTGATCAATGATGCCGCTTGTGTATTTTCAAAGTACAATATTTATGTGGAAAATGAAACAAATGAATCGGCACAAGCATCAAAGTATGTTGGATCAGCGTTAGTGAAGGCTTATTATGCAACTGAGCTTTTGGTTCCGGCTGGTGTTACGAGCCTTAGATTCATCATCCAAGCTTGTGGTATGAATGGAGATTTGCAGGAGCTTGTTGATGCTCCATTTCTTCGGTTGCGTGTTGAAGATTTGTAG